The Megalops cyprinoides isolate fMegCyp1 chromosome 19, fMegCyp1.pri, whole genome shotgun sequence genome has a window encoding:
- the nat15 gene encoding N-alpha-acetyltransferase 60: protein MTDVVPPSALSEIQLRLLCHDDIDSVKLLCGDWFPIEYPDSWYHDITSNKKFFSLAATFKGGIVGMIVAEIKGRTKVHKEDGDILASSFPVDTQVAYILSLGVVKEFRKHGIGSLLLDSLKEHISTTAQDHCKAIYLHVLTTNSTAIRFYENRDFKQHHYLPYYYSIRGVLKDGFTYVLYINGGHPPWTIFDYIQHIGSTLANLSPCSIPQRIYRQAQNLLRSFLPWSGISSKSGIEYSRTM, encoded by the exons ATGACCGACGTGGTGCCCCCCTCTGCGCTCAGCGAGATTCAGCTCCGCCTCCTCTGTCACGATGACATAGATAGCGTCAAGCTGCTCTGTGGCGACTGGTTCCCCATCGA GTACCCAGACTCATGGTATCACGACATCACCTCAAACAAGAAGTTCTTCTCCCTGGCAGCCACCTTCAAAggaggcattgtgggaatgatCGTGGCCGAAATAAAAGGCCGAACTAAAGTACACAAAGAG GATGGGGACATTCTGGCCTCCAGTTTTCCTGTCGACACGCAGGTTGCGTACATCCTAAGCTTGGGTGTTGTGAAGGAGTTTCGGAAGCACGGAATAG GTTCGCTGCTGCTGGACAGTCTAAAGGAGCACATATCCACCACGGCGCAGGACCACTGCAAAGCCATCTATCTGCACGTGCTGACCACCAACAGCACCGCCATCCGCTTCTACGAGAACAGAGACTTTAAGCAGCACCATTACCTGCCCTATTACTATTCCATACGCGGCGTGCTGAAGGACGGCTTCACCTACGTCCTATACATCAATGGCGGCCACCCTCCCTGGACGATCTT TGACTATATCCAGCACATCGGGTCGACCCTGGCCAACCTGAGCCCGTGCTCCATCCCCCAGCGGATATACCGCCAAGCACAGAACCTCCTCCGCAGCTTCCTGCCCTGGTCGGGCATCTCGTCCAAGAGCGGCATCGAGTACAGCAGGACCATGTGA
- the LOC118795073 gene encoding uncharacterized protein C7orf26-like, which translates to MTDIRQSLLRRDALSAAKEVLYHLNIYFSGQLQNAAGPAVDNASVELVDEFIFLIPKDRNAPRKKMSSLQELQLLEVMCSYFQEQSKDSLRQVVFSALFVPQGNETDGCRMSMLGKLVSMAVAVCRVPILDCAALWLQRTNATHCVRLAKVLVDDYCGSVLSPGQALQHIVTVSPLFCCQLITAVTALYDLSTDDLIPSSELLEMVVTWIYDDPGLTLLSFLNAPVPPSRTPGSLDLTPLLGLIRWCVKSPLACKRHRNLSPMARETAEGDGGPESLYSKLHLSVLQNLMLLQAHLKENDLYGRLGILSVEQVAKLVGELARLADELKPLNAAKEIELSLNRLAQLLQVAMAAGALLCSREDLRCLCSRLPKNNLLQLVMSGPALQPTHSVFYPASTSSSQGYPPRLTPVTHPALPSAHTTFCS; encoded by the exons ATGACTGATATCCGCCAGTCCCTCCTGAGGCGCGATGCGCTGAGCGCCGCCAAAGAAGTGCTCTACCACCTTAACATCTACTTCAGTGGCCAGCTCCAGAACGCCGCCGGCCCCGCAGTGGACAACGCCAGCGTCGAGCTGGTGGATGAGTTCATTTTCCTTATCCCCAAAGACCGCAATGCACCACGAAAA AAGATGAGCtctctgcaggagctgcagcttcTGGAGGTCATGTGCAGCTATTTCCAGGAGCAGAGCAAAGATTCACTCCGGCAGGTCGTCTTCTCTGCCCTCTTCGTCCCCCAGGGAAACGAGACCGACGGCTGCAGGATGTCCATGCTGGGCAAGCTGGTGTCCATGGCCGTTGCCGTCTGCAGGGTTCCCATTCTGGACTGTGCCGCACTCTGGCTCCAG AGGACCAATGCCACCCACTGCGTGCGGCTCGCCAAGGTCCTGGTGGACGACTACTGCGGGTCGGTGCTGAGCCCAGGTCAGGCGCTCCAGCACATCGTCACAGTCAGCCCCCTGTTCTGCTGCCAGCTCATCACGGCCGTCACTGCCCTCTATGACCTCTCCACAG ATGACTTGATCCCTTCTTCGGAACTGCTGGAGATGGTGGTCACCTGGATCTACGACGATCCCGGTCTgaccctcctctctttcctcaaTGCGCCTGTCCCGCCCAGCCGAACCCCAGGCTCCTTGGACCTCACCCCCTTGCTGGGGCTCATTCGCTGGTGCGTCAAATCCCCTTTGGCCTGCAAGAGGCACCGAAACCTTTCCCCAATGGCCAGAGAAACCGCGGAAGGAGACGGGGGGCCGGAGTCCCTCTACTCCAAGCTCCACCTCAGCGTCCTGCAGAATCTCATGCTCTTGCAGGCGCACCTGAAGGAAAATGACCTGTACGGGCGCCTGGGGATCCTGTCGGTTGAGCAAGTGGCGAAGCTCGTCGGGGAGTTAGCCAGGCTGGCTGACGAGCTGAAACCTCTCAATGCTGCCAAAGAAATCGAGCTCTCCCTGAACAGGCTGGCTCAGTTGCTGCAGGTCGCCATGGCGGCAGGGGCGCTGCTGTGCTCGAGAG AGGACCTGAGGTGTCTTTGTTCCAGACTGCCAAAAAACAA CTTGCTTCAGCTGGTCATGTCAGGCCCAGCCCTCCAGCCAACTCACTCTGTGTTTTACCCTGCCAGTACCTCCTCGTCGCAGGGCTATCCTCCCCGGCTGACCCCTGTCACCCACCCAGCTCTCCCTTCCGCACACACAACGTTCTGCTCATAA
- the dnase1 gene encoding deoxyribonuclease-1 — protein sequence MKIICVFVLTLASVELAAGSLLIGAFNIRSFGDKKASNTTLMDIVVKIVHRYDIVLIQEVRDSDLSATKKLMQHVNKGSSPYVYQHIVSEPLGRSTYKERYLYLYREETVSVAKNFTFDDGCEPCGTDTFNREPFVVMFSSKYSAIRDFALIPQHTSPDDAVKEIDALYDVAAYTRARWNTDNILLLGDFNAGCNYVLDSEWPQIRLYTDKAFHWLIPDTTDTTVGHTNCPYDRIVATTPMMNAAVPRSAVVYNYMTALKLSLDWALAVSDHFPVEVLLSGP from the exons ATGAAGATCATCTGCGTTTTCGTGCTGACCCTGGCCAGCGTGGAACTGGCCGCGGGCTCCTTGCTGATTGGTGCCTTCAACATCAGGTCGTTTGGTGACAAAAAAGCATCGAACACCACCCTGATGGACATCGTCGTCAAG ATAGTTCACAGGTATGACATTGTACTGATTCAAGAGGTGAGAGACAGTGATCTGTCTGCAACCAAGAAGCTGATGCAGCATGTGAACAA GGGATCTTCACCTTATGTGTACCAGCACATAGTCAGCGAACCACTAGGTAGAAGCACTTACAAGGAGAGGTACCTCTACCTTTACAG AGAGGAGACGGTGTCTGTGGCCAAGAATTTCACGTTCGATGATGGATGCGAACCCTGTGGAACAGACACCTTCAACCGGGAGCCCTTTGTTGTGatgttttcatcaaaatattCAG CGATCCGTGACTTCGCCCTCATTCCTCAGCACACATCCCCTGATGATGCGGTGAAGGAAATCGACGCCCTCTACGACGTCGCCGCCTATACCAGAGCCCGCTGGAATACCGAT AACATCCTGCTGTTGGGAGACTTCAATGCTGGCTGTAACTATGTCCTGGACTCTGAGTGGCCACAGATTCGGCTGTACACAGACAAGGCTTTCCACTGGCTGATCCCAGACACCACCGACACCACCGTTGGGCACACGAACTGCCCTTATGACCG GATCGTGGCTACGACGCCCATGATGAACGCTGCTGTTCCCAGGTCAGCTGTGGTCTACAACTACATGACAGCCCTGAAGCTAAGCCTTGACTGG GCTCTGGCAGTGAGTGATCACTTCCCTGTTGAAGTCCTCCTGTCTGGGCCTTGA
- the eci1 gene encoding enoyl-CoA delta isomerase 1, mitochondrial: MAAVLRRSAKYSLSGKLTPFAGPVTALHSRNERGRTALSCLVSNQRNSSSVSKIKVDLDSNTGIAVMTLQSPPVNSLSLDFLTEFAISLEKLEMDRGCRGLVLTSALPKIFSAGLDIMEMYGKSPERCGEFWKAVQEMWLKLYGSNMVTVAAINGSSPAGGCLMALSCDYRIMADNPRYGIGLNETQLGIVAPFWFKDTLANTVGNRTTELALELGLLYSAPEALKIGLVDQLVPEDKVVSTAIESMAKWFAIPDHARQITKSMMRKPTIDKLLSSRESDINNFVSFITKDSIQKSLRMYMESLKKRKA, encoded by the exons ATGGCAGCAGTGCTGAGGCGGTCTGCAAAGTACAGTCTCTCGG GGAAACTGACCCCGTTTGCTGGACCAGTGACTGCTTTGCACAGCCGGAATGAGAGAGGTCGCACTGCATTGTCATGTCTTGTGTCGAATCAGAGAAATTCCTCATCGGTCTCTAAAATTAAAGTGGACTTGGACAGTAACACAG GAATTGCTGTGATGACACTTCAGAGCCCGCCTGTAAATAGCCTCAGTCTGGACTTCCTGACGGAGTTTGCCATCagcctggagaagctggagatgGACAGGGGCTGCCGGGGTCTAGTCCTCACCTCA GCCCTGCCAAAGATCTTCTCCGCGGGCCTGGACATCATGGAGATGTATGGGAAGAGCCCGGAGCGCTGTGGAGAGTTCTGGAAGGCTGTGCAGGAGATGTGGCTGAAGCTCTACGGGTCCAACATGGTGACGGTAGCAGCCATCAAC GGTTCCAGCCCGGCAGGGGGCTGCCTGATGGCTTTGTCCTGCGATTATAGGATCATGGCGGACAACCCGCGGTACGGCATCGGCCTCAACGAGACGCAGCTGGGCATAGTGGCCCCCTTCTG GTTTAAGGACACCCTGGCGAACACAGTGGGGAACCGGACGACAGAGCTGGCCCTGGAGCTGGGCCTCCTGTATAGCGCCCCGGAGGCTTTGAAGATTGGCTTAGTCGACCAGCTGGTGCCCGAGGACAAGGTCGTGAGCACAGCGATAGAGAGCATGGCAAAGTGGTTCGCTATCCCAG ACCATGCCCGCCAGATCACCAAGTCCATGATGAGGAAACCGACCATCGACAAGCTACTCTCCAGCAGGGAGTCAGACATCAACAACTTTGTCAGCTTCATCACCAAAGACTCCATCCAGAAGTCTCTCAGGATGTACATGGAGAGTCTGAAGAAGAGGAAGGcgtga